In Nostoc sp. UHCC 0926, a single genomic region encodes these proteins:
- a CDS encoding type II toxin-antitoxin system HicB family antitoxin, with amino-acid sequence MVITYTAKYTKTNSGYMGQLIEWQEVITEGETIEECRAMLQDATKEMILAYRQQNKEIPTGGFLLEQIPIEV; translated from the coding sequence ATGGTAATTACATACACTGCAAAATATACAAAAACTAATAGCGGATATATGGGACAACTCATTGAATGGCAAGAAGTCATCACAGAAGGAGAAACTATAGAAGAATGCAGGGCTATGTTGCAAGACGCAACAAAAGAAATGATTCTTGCCTATCGTCAACAAAATAAAGAAATTCCCACAGGTGGTTTTTTGCTGGAACAAATTCCTATAGAGGTTTGA